Proteins from a single region of Lysinibacillus sp. JNUCC-52:
- a CDS encoding helix-turn-helix domain-containing protein, translating to MDSLGERLIYARKNKGYTQDALAETIGVSRGVIFNLEKNKTEPQMIVINAISQCLKINKNWLLTGEGEMSVTDEAVQSAKVLSDIYSIAKELSEEEQLYILEVVKTYKKHTEQRNK from the coding sequence ATGGACTCTTTAGGTGAAAGATTAATATACGCTCGTAAAAACAAAGGATATACGCAAGATGCACTTGCTGAAACAATAGGCGTTTCAAGGGGTGTAATTTTTAATCTTGAAAAAAATAAAACTGAACCACAGATGATTGTGATTAATGCTATCAGTCAATGTTTAAAAATTAATAAAAATTGGCTTTTGACAGGTGAAGGTGAAATGAGCGTTACAGATGAGGCTGTTCAAAGTGCTAAAGTACTTTCGGACATTTATAGTATTGCAAAAGAATTATCTGAGGAAGAACAATTATATATCCTTGAAGTGGTTAAAACATACAAAAAACACACAGAGCAGAGGAACAAGTAA
- a CDS encoding M48 family metallopeptidase, translating into MAKKMGIIALFLFGVYVLCMYWYIFHSGGGTIPRAFQGTAADPVMFMSEKELNLSGEYSKIRNFLFFVVTPFEWLVYIVILLMGVSRYFEKVATSQTKWKLLQNAAYLFLLSFLLYVVLFPIEYYRYNLSKSYGISTQAFTSWMRDGVVDFWVNFGMTFIVVSVIYWLIKKSAKRWWLYAWLLTIPFTIFIMFLQPVVIDPLYNDFYPLKNKELETKILAIADQADIPAEHVYEVNMAQKTNALNAYVTGIGSNSRIVLWDTTLNRLTDNEILFIMAHEMGHYVEKHIYFGIAGYLLLTLVGLWITAKTMRWAIARYGHAIKITKMSDIHSLPLFLLITSFLLFASSPLSNYISRYQEMRADQYAISLMNDRTAAVTAFQKLTISGLSEVNPPLLVKWFRYTHPTMLDRIMKVAETEEPKNEKPLKEEQKKGK; encoded by the coding sequence ATAGCGAAAAAAATGGGAATTATTGCGCTATTCTTATTTGGTGTGTATGTTCTTTGCATGTACTGGTATATTTTCCATAGTGGTGGCGGCACGATTCCGCGGGCGTTTCAAGGAACAGCAGCGGACCCAGTCATGTTTATGTCTGAAAAAGAGCTAAACTTAAGTGGTGAATACTCTAAAATACGAAATTTCCTATTTTTCGTAGTAACACCGTTTGAATGGCTCGTTTATATCGTCATTTTGTTAATGGGAGTTTCTCGTTATTTTGAAAAAGTGGCTACCTCACAAACAAAATGGAAACTGCTGCAAAATGCTGCTTATTTATTTTTGTTATCATTTTTGCTGTATGTCGTTCTTTTCCCAATTGAATACTATCGCTACAATTTAAGTAAAAGCTATGGGATAAGTACACAAGCATTTACTTCATGGATGCGAGATGGAGTTGTTGATTTTTGGGTCAATTTTGGCATGACCTTTATTGTCGTATCAGTTATTTATTGGTTGATTAAAAAGAGCGCTAAGAGATGGTGGCTATACGCATGGCTATTAACAATACCATTTACGATTTTTATCATGTTTCTTCAGCCAGTTGTCATTGATCCTCTATACAATGATTTTTATCCGTTAAAAAATAAAGAGCTTGAAACAAAAATTTTAGCAATCGCTGATCAAGCCGATATTCCAGCAGAACATGTTTATGAAGTTAATATGGCGCAAAAGACCAATGCTCTAAATGCCTATGTAACAGGTATCGGTAGTAATTCAAGAATTGTACTATGGGATACGACATTAAATCGCTTAACAGATAATGAAATTTTATTTATCATGGCGCATGAAATGGGACATTATGTTGAGAAACATATTTACTTTGGCATTGCAGGTTATTTATTGTTGACCTTAGTAGGGCTTTGGATAACAGCAAAGACTATGAGGTGGGCGATTGCTCGGTACGGACATGCGATAAAAATTACGAAAATGAGCGACATTCATTCCTTGCCACTATTTTTACTAATCACATCCTTTTTATTATTTGCATCAAGCCCTTTATCTAATTATATATCTAGATATCAGGAAATGAGAGCGGATCAGTATGCTATATCTTTAATGAATGATCGTACGGCAGCGGTAACTGCATTCCAAAAACTTACAATCTCAGGGTTGAGTGAAGTTAATCCGCCGCTTCTTGTTAAATGGTTCCGCTATACACATCCGACGATGCTTGATCGAATTATGAAAGTGGCGGAAACAGAAGAACCGAAAAATGAAAAGCCACTAAAGGAAGAACAGAAAAAAGGTAAATAG
- a CDS encoding PTS sugar transporter subunit IIA — protein MLTELLNLNAIQIANEVANWQDAIHVASLPLLQQNKIEKRYIQAMIESIEQQGPYVVLTPKVAIPHARPSDGVNELSMSLLKLQKPVQFGPDKPVYIIIVLAATDNTTHLQALVDLTQVLQEPSQIDNIIECKCPECIIEKIKQYAAKER, from the coding sequence TTGCTTACCGAGTTACTTAATCTGAATGCGATCCAAATTGCTAACGAAGTAGCTAACTGGCAGGACGCTATTCACGTCGCTTCATTGCCCCTATTACAGCAAAATAAAATAGAAAAACGCTATATCCAAGCAATGATAGAATCCATCGAACAACAAGGTCCATATGTCGTGCTTACACCTAAAGTAGCCATTCCACATGCGCGACCATCTGATGGAGTAAATGAATTATCAATGAGCTTATTAAAATTGCAAAAACCTGTACAATTTGGACCCGATAAACCCGTGTACATAATTATTGTGTTAGCAGCTACAGACAATACAACTCATTTACAGGCATTAGTTGATTTAACACAAGTGTTACAAGAACCAAGTCAAATCGACAATATTATCGAATGCAAGTGTCCAGAATGTATTATTGAAAAAATAAAACAATATGCTGCAAAGGAGCGATGA